From Rhinoderma darwinii isolate aRhiDar2 unplaced genomic scaffold, aRhiDar2.hap1 Scaffold_509, whole genome shotgun sequence, a single genomic window includes:
- the LOC142720883 gene encoding oocyte zinc finger protein XlCOF8.4-like: MDKHRNEMSRRILDFTLEIIYLLSGEEYTIVKKTSGDCTSPIIHESGGWSSSPITEPPPHSGIHEKILELIYKMTELLTGEVPIRCQYVTVYLSMEEWEYLEGHKDLYEEVMMEDYRPRTSQDLESGRSFPLIRQLSSTSWGFYLPLDQHGRIIDGSSRRNPPERCPSPLYSQDCPEENPNVPENHQGEDVTNIKTEDEEEERVRVDQPCKSEPEEEIPGGVTRVVTPTSWPLPPKPSEIPMKTPPVMSRREIR; this comes from the exons atggacaagcacaggaatgagatgagcagaagaatattagacttcaccttggagatcatctacctgttgagcggagag gagtacacaatagtgaagaagacatcgggtgactgtacgagtcccatcatccatgagtcaggaggatggagcagtagtcccatcacagagcctccccctcactccgggatacatgagaagatcttagaactgatctacaagatgactgagctgctgactggagag gttcctataaggtgtcagtatgtcactgtctatctctccatggaggagtgggagtatctagaaggacacaaggatctgtacgaggaggtcatgatggaggactaccggccacgcacatcacaag atttggagtcggggaggagttttcccctaattagacaattgtcatccacctcatgggggttttatcttcctctggatcaacacggtcggattatag atggatccagtaggagaaatccaccagagagatgtcccagtcctctgtattcccaggactgtccagaggaaaatcccaatgtcccagagaatcatcag ggggaagatgtgACTAATATTAAAacagaggatgaagaagaagagcgagTGAGGgtcgatcaaccgtgtaagagtgaaccggaggaggaaattccaggaggtgttaccagag ttgtcaccccaacatcgtggcctttaccacctaaaccatctgaaattcccatgaagactcctccagtgatgagcagacgcgagatccg